One part of the Streptomyces ferrugineus genome encodes these proteins:
- a CDS encoding pirin family protein yields MSNLDREAVPAICGGRGFVVAEPVRELLSPRRVRLGESTEVRRLLPNLGRRMVGAWCFVDHYGPDDIADEPGMQVPPHPHMGLQTVSWLHEGEVLHRDSTGSLQTIRPRELGLMTSGRAISHSEESPRSHARFLHGAQLWVALPDGHRHTDPHFEHHAELPVVTAPGLRATLILGGLDGASSPGTTYTPIVGADLALSHGADVRLPLEPDFEYAVLSMSGEARVDGVPVLPGSMLYLGCGRTELPLRAESDAGLMLLGGEPFEEELIMFWNWIGRSQEEIVQARRDWMDGSRFGEVKGYDGAPLPAPELPPVPLKPRGRVR; encoded by the coding sequence ATGAGCAATCTTGATCGCGAGGCGGTGCCCGCCATCTGCGGCGGCCGTGGTTTCGTCGTGGCCGAGCCCGTACGCGAACTCCTCAGCCCTCGCCGGGTCAGGCTCGGCGAATCCACCGAAGTCCGTCGCCTGCTGCCCAACCTGGGCCGTCGCATGGTCGGCGCCTGGTGCTTCGTCGATCACTACGGTCCCGACGACATCGCCGACGAACCCGGCATGCAGGTGCCGCCGCACCCACACATGGGCCTGCAGACGGTGAGCTGGCTGCACGAGGGCGAGGTGCTGCACCGGGACTCCACGGGCAGCCTCCAGACGATCCGCCCGCGCGAGCTGGGTCTGATGACCTCCGGCCGGGCGATCAGCCACTCCGAGGAGAGCCCGAGGTCGCACGCCCGCTTCCTGCACGGCGCCCAGCTCTGGGTCGCCCTCCCGGACGGCCACCGCCACACCGACCCGCACTTCGAACACCACGCCGAACTGCCGGTCGTCACGGCGCCGGGCCTACGGGCCACGCTGATCCTCGGCGGCCTCGACGGAGCCTCGTCGCCCGGCACGACGTACACCCCGATCGTCGGCGCGGACCTCGCCCTGTCGCACGGCGCCGACGTACGCCTCCCGCTGGAGCCGGACTTCGAGTACGCCGTGCTGTCCATGTCCGGCGAGGCCCGTGTGGACGGTGTGCCGGTACTGCCCGGCTCCATGCTCTACCTCGGCTGCGGCCGCACCGAACTCCCGCTGCGCGCCGAGTCGGACGCGGGCCTGATGCTCCTCGGCGGCGAGCCGTTCGAGGAGGAGCTGATCATGTTCTGGAACTGGATCGGGCGGTCCCAGGAGGAGATCGTGCAGGCGCGTCGGGACTGGATGGATGGGTCGCGGTTCGGGGAGGTCAAGGGGTACGACGGTGCTCCACTGCCCGCACCGGAACTGCCGCCGGTGCCGTTGAAACCGCGGGGAAGGGTGCGCTGA
- a CDS encoding tetratricopeptide repeat protein produces the protein MDTRYYDHGTPAERWERARLFFDARDYAGAARVLGQLVEEVPEQTAPRLLLARAYYHSAQLQRAENELRVIVERDPVEQYARLMLGRTLQRQGRHEEAEPHMRLASALAGDFEQL, from the coding sequence GTGGACACGAGGTACTACGACCACGGAACACCGGCCGAGCGCTGGGAGCGCGCGCGGCTGTTCTTCGACGCCCGGGACTACGCCGGCGCCGCGCGCGTCCTCGGCCAACTGGTCGAGGAGGTGCCGGAGCAGACCGCACCGCGGCTGCTGCTGGCGCGCGCCTACTACCACTCGGCCCAACTTCAGCGCGCCGAAAACGAGTTGCGTGTCATCGTCGAGCGCGACCCGGTCGAGCAGTACGCCCGGCTGATGCTGGGCCGCACCCTGCAACGGCAGGGCCGGCACGAGGAGGCCGAGCCGCACATGCGCCTCGCCTCGGCGCTGGCGGGTGACTTCGAGCAGCTCTGA